One segment of Oceanotoga teriensis DNA contains the following:
- a CDS encoding response regulator transcription factor has product MNYKIYLLEDEENLNTILKSYLEKEGWEVKSFLKGFDAEKYIEDKPDLWILDIMLPDTDGFEFIKKIKNFDNTTPVIFISARDTQIDRVVGLDMGSDDYLSKPFMPRELIIRAKNLLNRVYGHSLVDKIIDLGNIKIDPLKRIIIDSGVEIELTSKEFDMVYYLSKNAGNAFSREKLLDEIWGKDYFGSDRVVDDLIRRLRKKVINLNIESIYGYGYRVSKS; this is encoded by the coding sequence ATGAACTATAAAATTTATCTTCTTGAAGATGAAGAAAATTTAAATACTATACTAAAAAGTTATCTTGAAAAAGAAGGTTGGGAAGTTAAAAGTTTTTTAAAAGGATTTGATGCTGAAAAATATATAGAAGATAAACCAGATTTGTGGATACTCGATATAATGTTACCGGATACTGATGGATTTGAGTTTATAAAAAAAATAAAAAATTTTGATAATACTACTCCCGTTATTTTTATATCAGCGAGAGACACTCAAATAGATAGAGTTGTTGGCCTTGATATGGGATCTGATGATTATCTTTCAAAACCTTTTATGCCGAGAGAACTTATTATAAGAGCAAAAAATCTTTTAAATAGAGTTTATGGACATAGCTTAGTAGATAAAATTATAGATCTTGGAAATATAAAAATAGATCCATTAAAAAGAATTATAATAGATTCCGGAGTAGAAATAGAATTAACTTCTAAAGAATTTGATATGGTTTATTATTTATCTAAAAATGCTGGAAATGCTTTTTCACGTGAAAAATTATTAGATGAGATATGGGGAAAAGATTATTTTGGCTCAGATAGAGTAGTTGATGATTTAATAAGACGGCTCAGAAAAAAAGTTATTAATTTGAATATAGAATCAATATATGGATATGGATATAGAGTATCTAAATCATGA
- a CDS encoding ABC transporter ATP-binding protein, translating into MIEVKNLKKYYGKNRGIENIDFQIKKGEVYGLIGPNGAGKTTTLRILIGLLKQDEGNIFFDKYELPSDNKEIKQKLGYLPGEVNFYGEMKIYDFLQFNKNFYINYDEKYEKYLLETLNIDTKKKFKELSLGNKKKIGILQSVVHNPDFLILDEPTNGLDPILQQKLYEIIELQRQKGSTILFSSHILSEVEKICDRVGIVKEGNLIKEFEIDELKDYSIKEIYLSNLTFINDLNKYNHKRIKDNDYLFKIKNKNLKIFFGILSKCSFDDIKIDRPKLEDIFIEYYK; encoded by the coding sequence ATGATAGAAGTAAAAAATCTAAAAAAATATTATGGGAAAAATAGAGGTATAGAAAATATTGATTTTCAAATAAAAAAAGGTGAAGTTTATGGTCTTATAGGCCCTAATGGAGCTGGGAAAACAACTACTTTGAGAATATTAATAGGATTATTAAAACAAGATGAAGGGAATATTTTTTTTGATAAATATGAATTGCCAAGTGATAATAAAGAAATAAAACAAAAATTGGGGTATTTACCTGGTGAAGTCAATTTTTATGGTGAAATGAAAATATATGATTTTTTACAATTCAATAAAAACTTTTATATTAATTACGATGAAAAATATGAAAAATATTTATTAGAAACATTAAATATAGACACAAAAAAGAAATTTAAAGAATTATCTTTGGGAAATAAAAAAAAGATTGGAATTCTTCAAAGTGTTGTTCATAATCCAGATTTTTTAATATTAGATGAGCCCACAAATGGTTTAGATCCAATTTTGCAACAAAAACTTTATGAAATAATAGAATTACAAAGACAAAAAGGATCTACTATTCTTTTTTCATCTCATATATTATCAGAGGTTGAAAAAATTTGTGATCGTGTTGGTATAGTAAAAGAAGGGAATCTTATAAAAGAATTTGAAATAGATGAGCTAAAAGATTATTCCATAAAAGAAATTTATTTATCTAATTTGACTTTTATAAATGATTTAAATAAATATAATCATAAAAGAATTAAAGATAATGATTATTTATTTAAAATAAAAAATAAAAATCTGAAAATTTTTTTTGGAATACTTTCAAAATGTAGTTTTGATGATATAAAAATTGACAGACCAAAACTTGAAGATATTTTCATAGAATATTATAAATAA
- a CDS encoding sensor histidine kinase, translating into MIKNRLGLKIWISFTLIIILIYILMAFMNINSIRNFFTEEVYKALEDAQNYVINNDINMHDMMMGNQIRGFQNIRNVQHVIIDNYGNISSYKMMGNRNLEYNKFFYKIWDKIQKDNYSNFGYLNNENNKIYYKISRIKEGYLISFTPDTYKKELEFSLFRRLLIGALISSIIVFFISYILSRYLTVPILKLEKTVSKISKRQWEEEVKVKRNDEIGDLANSIELLRKRLIENDDSQQKSLQYISHELKTPLMVIRSYTQSIRDGIFPKGNLQNTLNVIDEEMDIMEKRVRDLIYYSKLDFISKNQKEKSIYNISKIAFEVSKRFENMNENIKWIFEAKDINFLTNEEQIIVLFENIYENQIRYTKTFIKTLIDEDKDNIFIIVENDGEKIKEENETFLFDAFYKGNKGKFGLGLSLVYRIVKLYGGTISIYNSYNGVKYDIKIKK; encoded by the coding sequence ATGATAAAAAATAGACTAGGTTTAAAAATTTGGATAAGTTTTACATTAATAATAATATTAATATATATTCTTATGGCTTTTATGAATATAAATTCTATAAGGAATTTTTTTACTGAAGAAGTTTATAAAGCTCTTGAGGATGCTCAAAATTATGTTATAAACAATGATATAAATATGCATGATATGATGATGGGAAATCAAATCAGAGGCTTTCAAAACATAAGAAATGTTCAACATGTTATAATAGATAATTATGGTAATATAAGTTCTTATAAAATGATGGGTAATAGAAATTTAGAATATAATAAATTTTTTTATAAAATTTGGGATAAGATTCAAAAAGATAATTATTCGAACTTTGGGTATTTGAACAATGAAAACAATAAAATTTATTATAAAATTTCAAGAATAAAAGAAGGTTATCTCATATCTTTTACTCCTGATACATATAAAAAAGAACTTGAATTTTCCCTTTTTAGAAGACTTTTGATAGGGGCTTTGATATCTTCTATTATAGTTTTTTTTATTTCTTATATTTTATCAAGATATTTAACTGTACCTATTTTAAAACTTGAAAAGACAGTTTCAAAAATCTCTAAAAGACAGTGGGAAGAAGAAGTAAAAGTTAAAAGAAATGATGAAATAGGAGATTTAGCAAATTCTATAGAACTTTTGAGAAAAAGATTGATAGAAAATGATGATTCTCAACAAAAGTCTTTACAGTATATTTCGCATGAATTAAAAACACCTTTAATGGTAATAAGAAGTTATACACAGTCTATAAGAGATGGTATATTTCCAAAAGGAAATCTTCAAAACACTCTTAATGTTATAGATGAAGAAATGGATATTATGGAAAAAAGAGTTAGAGATCTTATCTATTATTCTAAACTTGATTTTATAAGTAAAAACCAAAAAGAAAAAAGTATTTATAATATTTCAAAAATAGCTTTTGAAGTTTCTAAAAGATTTGAAAATATGAATGAAAATATAAAATGGATTTTTGAAGCTAAAGATATAAATTTTTTAACTAATGAAGAGCAAATAATAGTTTTATTTGAAAATATATATGAAAATCAAATAAGATATACAAAAACTTTCATTAAAACACTTATAGATGAAGATAAAGATAATATATTTATTATTGTAGAAAATGATGGAGAAAAAATAAAAGAAGAAAATGAGACTTTTCTTTTTGATGCTTTTTATAAGGGAAATAAAGGTAAGTTTGGACTCGGTCTGTCCCTTGTATATAGAATAGTTAAACTTTATGGTGGAACGATAAGTATATATAATTCATATAATGGTGTGAAATACGATATAAAAATAAAAAAATGA
- a CDS encoding methyl-accepting chemotaxis protein yields MQIGQKLLLLFITIMVFMGIIFTGLLLYSLQYSSNTVKDDLIEGILEMSENVIESKYPGDWVIKNDVIYKGDVKINKNQEFINSLKSDKFYYSFFAENKRILTSIENVENQFLEDDIYQEVLKNGNYDVNIKINEISYRGTYKLLRDKNNRAIGIFFVGARNDDSDKIMKFDRNMALIIILILVIISSVIFYFYARKNITLPLLYLSEQIVLFGDGDLSIKFKQKTKDEIGKMAGALKAMTDNLRNSIEEIKENSNEINNASTSLLGISQESNASIIQISTTLSNINESSMQTSNSVNQINSGVEEIAHNSESISKSAQRLLEISQETSDNALEGKNSISLTVNTIEKTVEQSLINEKTSNQLGEYVNDVNSILISINSITEQTNLLALNAAIEAARAGEAGKGFAVVADEIRKLAEESKKATEEIAVILDKVQIGTKEVKNSSTKTKDLISDIDKNARVIEDKFNNIDERVKSITDMVENLTVSSEEQSASTEEISSTMNEISVSVENICSEIENTTNAIVSQANNVSNLTDNSEKLKLMAESLMNFVNQYKI; encoded by the coding sequence ATGCAAATTGGTCAAAAACTTTTATTATTATTTATTACAATCATGGTATTTATGGGAATAATATTTACTGGATTATTGCTGTATTCTTTGCAATATTCTTCAAATACAGTAAAAGATGATCTCATTGAGGGAATATTGGAAATGAGTGAGAATGTTATAGAAAGTAAATATCCAGGGGATTGGGTTATTAAAAATGATGTTATTTATAAAGGTGATGTAAAGATAAATAAAAATCAGGAATTTATAAACAGTTTAAAGAGCGATAAATTTTATTATTCTTTTTTTGCAGAAAATAAAAGAATTTTAACCAGTATAGAGAATGTAGAAAATCAATTTCTCGAAGATGATATATATCAAGAGGTTTTGAAAAATGGAAATTATGATGTAAATATTAAAATTAATGAAATTAGTTATAGAGGAACTTATAAATTACTTAGAGATAAAAATAATAGAGCTATAGGAATATTTTTTGTTGGAGCAAGAAATGATGATTCTGATAAAATAATGAAATTTGATAGAAACATGGCATTGATAATAATTTTGATTTTAGTAATAATAAGTAGTGTTATATTTTATTTTTATGCTAGAAAAAATATAACTTTACCTCTTCTATATTTATCAGAACAAATTGTTTTATTTGGTGATGGGGACCTTTCAATAAAATTCAAACAGAAAACTAAAGATGAAATTGGTAAAATGGCTGGTGCTTTAAAGGCGATGACAGATAATTTAAGAAATTCTATAGAAGAAATAAAAGAAAATTCTAATGAAATTAATAATGCTTCAACCTCTTTACTTGGTATTTCACAAGAATCAAATGCATCTATAATACAAATAAGTACTACATTGAGTAATATAAATGAAAGCAGTATGCAAACATCGAACTCTGTTAATCAAATAAATTCTGGAGTTGAGGAAATAGCACATAATTCTGAAAGTATTTCAAAGTCTGCTCAAAGACTTTTAGAAATTTCTCAAGAAACATCTGATAATGCTTTAGAGGGAAAGAATAGTATAAGTCTAACTGTGAATACAATTGAAAAAACTGTTGAACAATCTTTAATAAACGAAAAGACTTCTAATCAATTGGGAGAATATGTTAATGATGTTAATTCTATTCTCATAAGTATAAATTCAATAACAGAACAAACAAATCTTTTAGCTTTAAATGCTGCAATCGAAGCTGCACGTGCAGGAGAAGCAGGAAAAGGATTTGCTGTAGTTGCAGATGAAATAAGAAAACTTGCTGAAGAGAGTAAAAAAGCTACTGAAGAGATAGCGGTTATTTTAGATAAAGTTCAAATAGGTACCAAAGAAGTAAAGAATTCCTCTACTAAAACAAAAGATCTCATTTCGGATATAGATAAAAATGCCAGAGTTATAGAAGATAAGTTCAACAATATAGATGAAAGAGTTAAATCTATAACTGATATGGTAGAAAATTTAACCGTTTCAAGTGAAGAACAATCAGCTTCTACAGAAGAAATAAGCTCAACCATGAATGAGATATCTGTTTCTGTTGAAAACATATGTTCTGAGATAGAAAATACAACAAATGCGATTGTTTCTCAAGCCAACAATGTAAGTAATCTAACAGATAATTCTGAAAAATTAAAACTTATGGCTGAATCTTTGATGAACTTTGTTAATCAATATAAAATATAA
- a CDS encoding methyl-accepting chemotaxis protein: MKKISHKIILMFSSTLIIIFIILYLIISSNSSNTIKNLTSDFSFEIMNASTNQINTLIYGLKDEIQSYLTNNWLIEDATIMGTWDMIEREFENRLMQKEDIYENIFIFDKKGDGWSLKEGETSYSNSPHLKIIEENQDFHISNIYLNDSKKKLFDMIFILKDINQEKIGIYGVTIKFERIENIVSKINLSGKGSAWLDNIKDISYKNIILNDNSKIQKIDSNEDIIMIKKIKDSPWILGLTINKNILYKDLDRLNNSLIMIFFISIIVFLIISIIMGKLISTPIIKLQNNIKELKNGNLNTEFKINTKDEISKIFNSLESTTKELKNSFLDINSNSKDINNISQNLYNMSENLKINSENLKRGSKNVNERVFSFSKDVDILNKNKNFLSQNSKKLSKSSSNLKQEHLYFLELSNKGQNNLQNISQNINGIHDEVQKSTQNINKLIENSLKIEEILYTIENITEQTNLLSLNASIEAARAGESGKGFAVVAGEIRKLADQSKQATQQISNILMKTRKFSEISKKGTQKTNISLNNSKKILEDSLEIFNSIFLKTKNLNEDIIDLNQMANEQYNQTKTIDDIIVSLNKELEIINNSISDIEKISDTNNKNSLDLNLKASELKNISNKLNKKINVFKF; this comes from the coding sequence ATGAAAAAGATAAGCCATAAAATAATTTTAATGTTTTCTTCTACCTTAATAATAATCTTCATAATTTTATACTTGATAATATCTTCAAATTCATCAAATACAATAAAAAATTTAACTTCTGATTTTAGTTTTGAAATAATGAATGCATCTACAAATCAAATAAATACATTAATATATGGATTAAAAGATGAAATTCAAAGTTATTTAACAAATAATTGGCTCATCGAAGATGCCACTATAATGGGTACTTGGGATATGATAGAAAGAGAATTTGAAAATAGATTAATGCAAAAAGAAGATATATATGAAAATATATTTATATTTGATAAAAAAGGGGATGGATGGTCTTTAAAAGAAGGAGAAACCTCTTATTCAAATTCTCCTCATTTAAAAATAATAGAAGAAAATCAAGACTTTCATATAAGCAATATATATTTAAATGATTCTAAAAAAAAATTATTTGATATGATATTTATTTTAAAAGATATAAATCAAGAAAAAATCGGTATTTATGGTGTTACAATAAAATTTGAAAGAATTGAAAATATAGTTTCAAAAATTAATCTATCAGGAAAAGGGTCAGCATGGCTTGATAATATAAAAGATATTTCATATAAAAATATAATACTGAATGATAATTCAAAAATACAAAAAATAGATTCAAATGAAGATATAATAATGATAAAAAAGATTAAAGATTCCCCTTGGATTTTAGGTCTTACAATAAATAAAAATATTCTTTACAAAGATTTGGACAGATTAAACAATTCTTTAATTATGATTTTTTTTATATCTATAATAGTTTTTTTAATTATATCTATAATAATGGGAAAGTTAATTTCAACGCCCATAATAAAACTACAAAATAATATCAAAGAATTAAAAAATGGAAATTTGAATACTGAATTTAAAATAAATACTAAAGATGAAATTTCAAAAATATTTAATTCACTCGAATCAACTACTAAAGAATTAAAAAATTCCTTTTTAGATATAAATTCTAATTCAAAAGATATAAATAATATATCTCAAAATCTTTATAATATGTCAGAAAACTTAAAAATAAATTCAGAAAATTTAAAAAGAGGATCTAAAAATGTTAATGAAAGAGTGTTTTCATTTTCAAAAGATGTAGATATATTAAACAAAAATAAAAATTTTCTATCACAAAACTCTAAGAAATTGTCTAAATCATCTTCAAATCTTAAACAAGAACATTTATATTTTTTGGAATTATCAAATAAAGGTCAAAACAATCTACAAAATATAAGCCAAAATATAAATGGAATACATGATGAAGTACAAAAATCAACTCAAAATATAAACAAATTGATTGAAAATTCTCTAAAAATAGAAGAAATATTATATACCATTGAAAATATAACAGAACAAACTAATTTATTATCATTAAACGCTTCTATTGAAGCAGCTCGTGCTGGAGAATCCGGGAAGGGATTTGCCGTTGTTGCTGGAGAAATAAGGAAGCTTGCCGATCAAAGTAAACAAGCAACTCAACAAATATCAAATATATTGATGAAAACTCGTAAATTTAGTGAAATTTCAAAAAAAGGCACTCAAAAAACTAATATTTCATTGAATAATTCAAAAAAAATATTAGAAGATTCTTTAGAAATATTTAATTCTATATTTTTAAAAACTAAAAATTTAAATGAAGATATCATTGATTTAAATCAAATGGCAAATGAACAATACAATCAAACTAAAACTATAGATGATATTATAGTTTCATTGAATAAAGAACTTGAGATTATAAATAATTCAATATCAGATATAGAAAAAATATCTGATACAAATAACAAAAATTCATTGGACTTAAATTTAAAAGCTTCTGAATTAAAAAATATATCAAATAAATTAAATAAAAAAATAAATGTATTTAAATTTTAA
- a CDS encoding DegV family protein, translating to MKNSIGQICDSASNLPDNLVKEFGILKIPFYITFDDVNFYRHNIDISDEEFFKRMEKNPKKIPKTAAPNINDWYERYEKSYKNGNKDIIVTTISPQLSGSFQNANIAKKQFLEKYKDSNIEVINSKSCTCGQAALEISIAKMIKNNFKYETVVKKAKETLNTMNTLFSVKTLKYMKEGGRIGGATAFLGKIINIKPIAEFVEGEVKAVKAVRGRKNSLNTMTKIALLRIKEPKNLIICTREALCKNDENYIIELLKESFDDIKIYSGTLGAVIGAHSGPGSIGIGFVECAI from the coding sequence ATGAAAAATAGTATAGGTCAAATATGTGATTCTGCAAGTAATCTTCCTGATAATCTAGTGAAAGAGTTTGGGATATTGAAAATACCGTTTTATATAACTTTTGATGATGTTAATTTTTATAGACATAACATTGATATATCTGATGAAGAATTCTTTAAAAGAATGGAAAAAAATCCTAAGAAAATACCAAAAACAGCTGCTCCAAATATAAATGATTGGTATGAAAGATATGAAAAATCTTATAAAAATGGCAATAAAGATATCATAGTAACAACAATATCTCCACAACTTTCTGGAAGTTTTCAAAATGCCAATATAGCAAAAAAACAATTTTTAGAAAAATATAAAGATTCAAATATAGAAGTAATAAATTCTAAAAGCTGTACTTGTGGTCAGGCTGCACTGGAAATATCAATAGCAAAAATGATAAAAAATAATTTCAAGTATGAAACAGTAGTAAAAAAAGCAAAAGAAACACTCAACACCATGAACACCTTATTTTCTGTTAAAACCCTTAAATATATGAAAGAAGGTGGACGAATAGGCGGCGCTACTGCATTTTTAGGAAAAATAATAAATATAAAACCAATAGCAGAATTTGTCGAAGGAGAAGTAAAAGCGGTAAAGGCAGTTAGAGGTAGAAAAAACAGTTTAAATACGATGACAAAAATTGCTCTATTAAGAATTAAAGAGCCTAAGAACCTTATAATATGTACAAGAGAAGCTTTATGTAAAAATGATGAAAATTACATAATAGAACTTTTGAAAGAATCTTTTGATGATATAAAAATATACTCTGGCACTCTTGGAGCTGTTATAGGAGCCCACTCTGGTCCTGGATCAATAGGAATAGGTTTTGTAGAATGTGCAATATAA
- a CDS encoding Rne/Rng family ribonuclease, giving the protein MDDYKRDKVMVFNDTGEEIRVALLENNILSEIFFEDIEADKNSGKIFIGRIENEVTGLEAFFVNIGMKKNGFLRFKDLVGLPNEYKRGDNVIVQVRKDGNSRKGPQLSMQINIPGNYTVYMPYGEGSIGISRKITEQSERDRIREIAEDIMYETEGLIFRTNCQGIDRETINEEVLKLRRIMHKILLDYKDSNKPGLLYSEEDFVDYVLRERLDSAVSRIVMDSKELYLKIRRKIDKIDFSPVLELKTKDSFNYYDIYLQINDIFARKIDLKSGGTITIDKTEAMTVIDIDSAGNIKGENIEETSFSTNMEAAREIMRQLRLRNIAGIIIVDFIDMYNEKHKQAIIELISYELRKDKARVTIVGFTELGLLELTRKRTSPSIDSLIYTPCPVCHGTGRVSAPSVVYNRMIQEVEDSLKELSEHDIKQVLVSIHHNLSGYVTPEIKAKLEEKTGTKIKFEFNWTDPNTYNIRYKK; this is encoded by the coding sequence ATGGATGATTATAAAAGAGATAAAGTAATGGTTTTTAATGATACAGGAGAAGAGATAAGGGTCGCTTTGTTAGAAAATAATATACTTTCTGAGATCTTCTTTGAAGATATAGAAGCGGATAAAAATTCTGGGAAAATATTTATAGGAAGAATAGAAAATGAAGTTACAGGCCTTGAAGCTTTTTTTGTAAATATAGGCATGAAAAAAAATGGTTTTTTAAGATTTAAAGATCTTGTAGGATTACCCAATGAATACAAACGTGGTGACAATGTTATAGTACAAGTTAGAAAGGATGGTAATTCAAGAAAAGGTCCCCAACTTTCCATGCAAATAAATATACCAGGTAATTACACTGTTTATATGCCTTATGGTGAGGGAAGTATTGGTATATCGAGAAAAATAACAGAACAAAGTGAGAGGGATAGAATAAGAGAGATAGCTGAAGATATAATGTATGAAACTGAAGGTTTGATTTTTAGAACTAATTGTCAAGGAATTGATAGGGAAACCATAAACGAAGAGGTACTTAAGTTAAGAAGAATAATGCATAAGATTTTATTAGATTATAAAGATTCAAATAAACCGGGACTTCTTTATTCTGAAGAAGATTTTGTTGATTATGTTCTCAGAGAAAGATTAGATTCAGCTGTTTCAAGAATAGTTATGGATTCTAAAGAATTATATCTTAAAATAAGGAGAAAAATAGATAAAATAGATTTTTCTCCAGTATTGGAATTAAAAACAAAAGATTCATTTAATTATTATGATATATATTTACAAATAAATGATATATTTGCCAGAAAAATAGATTTAAAAAGTGGTGGAACCATAACAATAGATAAAACTGAAGCTATGACTGTTATAGACATAGATTCAGCGGGAAATATAAAAGGTGAAAATATCGAAGAAACTTCTTTTTCTACAAATATGGAAGCAGCTCGAGAAATAATGAGACAATTGAGGTTAAGAAATATAGCAGGTATCATAATAGTTGATTTTATAGATATGTACAATGAAAAACATAAACAAGCTATAATAGAATTAATATCCTATGAATTAAGAAAAGATAAGGCTAGAGTTACTATAGTTGGATTTACAGAACTTGGACTACTTGAGTTGACAAGGAAAAGAACAAGTCCTTCAATAGATTCTTTAATATATACTCCTTGTCCAGTTTGTCATGGTACAGGAAGAGTTTCAGCCCCATCTGTAGTTTATAATAGGATGATTCAAGAAGTTGAAGATTCTTTAAAAGAACTATCAGAACATGATATAAAACAAGTTTTAGTCAGTATTCATCATAATTTGTCTGGATATGTCACTCCAGAAATAAAAGCAAAACTTGAAGAAAAGACTGGTACAAAGATTAAATTTGAATTTAATTGGACAGATCCAAATACATACAATATAAGATATAAAAAATAG
- a CDS encoding VIT1/CCC1 transporter family protein, producing the protein MEKISEDLKKKILVYQKYELTEYLIYNKIANKIKDEKNKYVLKSIAEDEKKHYEFWKKYTEKDVKPNYFMVYFYYFISRLFGLIFGIKLMEKGEEQAQLTYEDIVDKIPEAISIIKDEDKHENELINLIHEDKLNYVGSIVLGLNDALVELTGTLAGLTFALRNTNIIAISGLITGIAASFSMAASEFLSKRSDGDEDALKSSFYTGIAYILTVFFLILPYLLLKNYFLALSITLFIAVLIILIFNFYISVAKDMSFKKRFLEMFFISMGVSAFSFFVGYLVRIIFGIDI; encoded by the coding sequence ATGGAAAAAATTTCTGAGGATTTAAAAAAGAAAATTCTTGTATACCAAAAATATGAATTAACTGAATATTTAATATATAACAAAATTGCAAATAAAATCAAAGACGAAAAAAATAAATATGTTCTTAAATCTATAGCTGAAGATGAAAAAAAACATTATGAATTTTGGAAAAAATATACCGAAAAAGATGTAAAACCAAATTATTTTATGGTTTATTTTTATTATTTTATTTCAAGGCTTTTTGGACTTATTTTTGGTATAAAGCTTATGGAAAAAGGTGAAGAACAAGCTCAACTTACGTATGAAGATATTGTCGATAAAATTCCAGAAGCTATATCAATAATAAAAGATGAAGATAAACATGAAAATGAATTAATAAATTTGATTCATGAAGATAAATTGAATTATGTTGGTTCAATAGTCCTTGGATTGAATGATGCCTTAGTAGAACTAACTGGAACTCTTGCGGGTTTAACTTTTGCGTTGAGAAACACCAATATAATAGCGATATCAGGTCTTATAACTGGTATAGCGGCATCTTTTTCTATGGCTGCTTCAGAATTTTTATCTAAAAGATCAGATGGAGATGAAGATGCTTTAAAATCATCTTTTTATACTGGAATAGCTTATATTTTAACAGTTTTTTTCTTGATTTTACCTTATTTATTGTTAAAAAATTATTTTTTAGCTCTTTCTATAACCCTATTTATAGCGGTTCTAATAATTTTAATATTTAATTTTTATATATCTGTTGCAAAAGATATGTCTTTTAAAAAACGTTTTTTAGAAATGTTTTTTATAAGTATGGGAGTTTCAGCTTTTTCTTTTTTTGTGGGGTATTTAGTTAGAATAATTTTTGGGATTGATATTTAA
- a CDS encoding ABC transporter permease subunit: MFLIKKELKYNFKNFFIWAMIFILFGFMYIPITNKLLENMGPLMDFVDKFPKFLLQTFNFNKEMFSKAEGIFGSEGMTFTYFLGAFFATFLSSNLYVKEFDSKTIEFLITKPVSRKFIFIQKLLSGIFYIIILNLIFTVNTLLLFNIFIKTEYSVKILLGFGLYSLTVQLFFYSLSTLIGIISQKSSVNTAVSTIILIFMYFGNTLGESFESINFISYMSIFKYIPLIETVENNKIFFSNSIIIIFLSFIITFISYNVFKRSDFKI; encoded by the coding sequence ATGTTTTTAATAAAAAAAGAATTAAAATATAATTTCAAGAATTTCTTTATTTGGGCAATGATATTTATTCTTTTTGGTTTTATGTATATACCAATAACAAATAAATTACTCGAAAATATGGGACCTTTAATGGATTTTGTGGATAAATTCCCAAAATTTTTACTACAAACATTTAATTTTAATAAAGAAATGTTTTCTAAAGCTGAAGGTATTTTTGGTTCTGAAGGAATGACTTTTACTTATTTTCTCGGAGCTTTTTTTGCAACCTTTTTATCTTCGAATTTATATGTAAAAGAATTCGATTCTAAAACAATAGAATTTTTAATTACAAAACCCGTTTCAAGAAAATTTATTTTTATACAAAAACTACTTTCTGGGATTTTCTATATAATAATCCTAAATTTAATTTTTACAGTAAATACATTATTATTATTCAATATTTTTATAAAAACAGAATATTCTGTAAAAATACTTCTTGGTTTTGGACTTTATTCACTTACAGTTCAATTGTTTTTTTATTCTTTATCAACACTCATAGGTATAATATCTCAAAAATCTTCAGTAAATACAGCTGTATCAACGATAATATTAATATTTATGTATTTTGGAAATACTCTTGGAGAGAGCTTTGAATCTATAAATTTTATAAGTTATATGAGTATATTCAAATATATTCCTTTAATAGAAACCGTTGAAAATAATAAAATATTTTTTTCAAATAGTATAATAATAATTTTTCTATCTTTTATAATAACTTTTATTTCATACAATGTTTTTAAAAGATCAGATTTCAAAATATAA